A window from bacterium encodes these proteins:
- a CDS encoding DUF3280 domain-containing protein, protein MKRGANRIIVLLCAACLLSAAGAVAQTPAARPPRLAVLGFVAENDNEAAAMARLNARLHAELEQLALFQCLPLAAVAAASNAFPGDSMAVVDEQRVQKIGRALGAQVIAVGSLQKVGNAYALEVRLVHAASGRTVQSVREDFFGTLAELTQHLPVLVHRLIGVTISAPGPLNLACACPTALI, encoded by the coding sequence ATGAAGCGCGGTGCCAACCGGATAATCGTCCTCCTGTGTGCAGCTTGCTTGCTCAGCGCCGCCGGCGCAGTGGCACAGACCCCTGCGGCGCGGCCGCCCCGCCTGGCCGTGCTCGGCTTTGTCGCGGAGAATGACAACGAGGCAGCGGCGATGGCGCGCCTCAATGCGCGTTTGCACGCTGAACTCGAGCAACTCGCCCTGTTTCAATGCCTGCCGCTCGCCGCAGTAGCGGCAGCGAGCAACGCCTTCCCCGGCGACTCGATGGCGGTGGTGGACGAACAGCGCGTGCAAAAAATCGGGCGCGCGCTGGGGGCGCAGGTGATCGCCGTCGGCAGTTTGCAAAAGGTGGGCAACGCTTATGCCCTCGAGGTTCGCCTGGTGCATGCAGCCAGCGGCCGGACCGTGCAGAGTGTGCGCGAAGATTTCTTCGGCACGCTGGCGGAGCTGACGCAGCACCTGCCGGTGTTGGTGCACCGGCTGATTGGTGTCACCATTTCCGCGCCCGGCCCGCTCAATCTTGCCTGCGCCTGCCCAACCGCGCTGATTTGA
- a CDS encoding metal-dependent transcriptional regulator: MPNCPRALMTRKKKNFTTQAIEDYLKTIHVLQANDTRVSTSAIAGRMGVAQASVTGMLKKLDEMKLVEYSPYQGVSLTATGEKIALEVIRHHRLLELYLAQAMGYSWDKVHDEAEQLEHYISEEFEDKMDEVLGQPTVDPHGSPIPSKDGVLPRLNCFALSQSRPEERVIVRMVSDRDPERLRYLAQIGIFPKTEILILEVAPFNGPLHIQIQGQSHHLGKELADSILVDHL, from the coding sequence ATGCCAAACTGCCCGCGCGCGCTCATGACCAGGAAGAAAAAAAACTTCACCACGCAAGCGATCGAAGATTACCTCAAGACGATCCACGTGTTGCAGGCCAATGACACCAGGGTTTCCACCTCGGCGATTGCCGGGCGCATGGGCGTGGCGCAAGCCTCGGTAACCGGCATGCTGAAGAAACTCGATGAGATGAAGCTGGTCGAGTATTCGCCTTACCAGGGCGTGTCGTTGACGGCCACCGGCGAGAAGATCGCGCTGGAAGTCATTCGCCACCACCGCCTGCTCGAACTTTATCTCGCGCAGGCCATGGGCTATAGCTGGGACAAAGTGCACGACGAAGCCGAGCAGCTCGAACACTACATCTCCGAGGAATTCGAAGACAAGATGGATGAGGTGCTCGGGCAACCCACGGTCGATCCCCACGGTTCGCCCATTCCCTCCAAAGACGGGGTGCTGCCCCGGCTCAACTGTTTTGCCCTCTCGCAAAGCCGGCCCGAGGAGCGCGTGATCGTGCGCATGGTCTCCGACCGCGACCCGGAACGCCTGCGTTATTTGGCGCAAATCGGCATCTTTCCCAAAACCGAAATCCTGATTCTCGAGGTCGCCCCCTTCAATGGCCCGCTGCACATTCAGATCCAGGGCCAGAGCCACCATCTCGGCAAGGAGCTGGCGGACTCGATTCTGGTCGATCATCTCTAG
- a CDS encoding ATP-dependent 6-phosphofructokinase: MASTSLQRVGILTGGGDCPGLNAVIRAVAKPAMNEHGATVLGIEDGFEGLVEGRMRELSNADVSGIINLGGTVLGTSNKGDPWHYPDEMANGKIEIVDASSRALRNYKRWGLDALIAIGGDGTMQICNKLSQHGLNVVGVPKTIDNDLSATDVTFGYDSALAVATEAIDRLHTTASSHHRVMVIEVMGRYAGWIALGAGLAGGADIILIPEIPFSWEVVFRKVMDRSVKGKRFSIVCVAEGTRLPEGGEIVKEMDVKRTDAKRLGGVGEVVADRIAEGTQLETRVTVLGHLQRGGSPTAHDRILATNFGAMAVALCAEGKFSRMVALRGGDFVSVSIKEAIAKQKLVPHDHPMIAAARAVGTSFGDE; the protein is encoded by the coding sequence ATGGCATCTACGAGTCTGCAACGGGTCGGCATATTGACCGGAGGCGGTGACTGCCCCGGCTTGAACGCCGTGATTCGCGCGGTGGCCAAGCCGGCAATGAATGAGCACGGCGCAACGGTTTTGGGCATCGAGGACGGCTTCGAAGGTTTGGTGGAAGGGCGAATGCGTGAGCTTTCCAACGCCGACGTCTCCGGTATCATCAATCTCGGCGGCACCGTTTTGGGCACCTCCAACAAGGGCGACCCCTGGCATTATCCCGACGAAATGGCAAACGGCAAGATCGAGATTGTCGATGCCTCGTCGCGCGCGCTGCGGAACTACAAACGCTGGGGCTTGGATGCGCTCATCGCCATCGGCGGCGACGGCACCATGCAAATCTGCAACAAGCTCAGCCAGCACGGCTTGAACGTCGTCGGCGTGCCCAAGACAATCGACAACGATCTCTCCGCCACCGATGTGACGTTTGGCTATGACTCCGCGCTCGCCGTGGCCACGGAAGCCATTGACCGCCTGCACACCACCGCCTCTTCTCATCATCGTGTGATGGTGATCGAAGTGATGGGCCGCTATGCCGGCTGGATTGCGCTCGGCGCCGGGCTGGCCGGCGGCGCCGACATCATTCTGATCCCGGAGATTCCCTTCTCCTGGGAAGTGGTTTTTCGCAAGGTGATGGACCGCAGCGTCAAGGGCAAACGCTTCAGCATCGTGTGCGTGGCCGAAGGCACGAGACTGCCCGAGGGCGGTGAAATCGTGAAGGAAATGGATGTCAAGCGTACCGATGCCAAACGCCTGGGCGGCGTCGGTGAAGTCGTGGCCGATCGCATTGCCGAGGGCACGCAACTGGAAACGCGGGTGACGGTGCTGGGCCATTTGCAGCGCGGCGGCAGCCCCACGGCGCATGACCGTATTCTCGCCACCAATTTCGGCGCAATGGCGGTGGCACTCTGCGCTGAGGGCAAATTCAGCCGCATGGTGGCGCTGCGCGGCGGCGATTTCGTCAGTGTGTCGATCAAAGAGGCCATTGCCAAGCAGAAGCTCGTGCCGCACGATCACCCCATGATCGCCGCCGCGCGCGCGGTCGGCACCAGCTTCGGCGACGAGTAG
- a CDS encoding acyl-CoA synthetase: MKLTSSLPLFASAGRQHERLALVTAAGRFSHGEMLSYSAGTAAVLLNGAADLAEARVALLAPPGLDFVAALLGIWRAGGIAVPLAVTHPAAELEYVLHDCGASVLVVHPDFAARVQPLDLISRLRLVRTNDLQPAGAVALPAIADSRRGLIIYTSGTTSRPKGVVLTHANIAAQVTALLTAWEWSPRDYILNVLPLHHVHGLINVLICALWAGAACELMPAFEAGQVWQRFLSGHTTLFMAVPTIYSKLITAWEAAPPELQEAMSAACARMRLMVSGSAALPVAVLEKWQALSGHVLLERYGMTEIGMALSNPLHGRRRPGGVGTPLPGVTVRLVDENGREVAPGAQGEIQVKGASVFQEYWGKPEATHQAFRDGWFCTGDIALCEEGSYRILGRAATDIIKTGGYKVSALEIEEVLRQHPEVTDCAVAGLPDAEWGERVGALLLLRPGAALTAAALRDWATAYLAPYKIPTLLRFAAELPRNAMGKVIKPEVARLLHSARKEESQ, translated from the coding sequence ATGAAACTCACTTCTTCCCTGCCGCTTTTCGCATCCGCCGGCCGGCAGCACGAGCGCCTGGCGCTGGTCACCGCTGCAGGCCGCTTTTCCCATGGCGAAATGCTCTCATACTCCGCCGGCACGGCGGCGGTTTTGTTGAACGGCGCGGCTGATCTTGCCGAAGCCCGCGTGGCCTTGCTGGCGCCACCAGGGCTGGATTTTGTCGCGGCGCTGTTGGGCATTTGGCGCGCCGGCGGCATTGCCGTGCCGCTGGCCGTCACGCATCCCGCCGCTGAGTTGGAATATGTGCTGCACGATTGCGGCGCCTCGGTGCTGGTGGTGCATCCGGATTTCGCAGCACGCGTGCAGCCGCTCGATCTCATTTCGCGGCTGCGTCTGGTGCGCACCAATGACCTGCAGCCCGCCGGGGCCGTGGCCTTGCCGGCGATCGCCGACAGCCGGCGCGGCCTGATCATCTACACCAGCGGCACCACCAGCCGGCCCAAAGGCGTGGTGCTGACACACGCCAACATTGCCGCGCAAGTCACCGCATTGCTCACCGCTTGGGAATGGTCGCCGCGCGATTACATCCTCAACGTCCTGCCGTTGCATCACGTTCATGGTTTGATCAACGTCTTGATTTGCGCCTTGTGGGCGGGCGCAGCGTGCGAGCTGATGCCGGCGTTTGAGGCCGGCCAGGTTTGGCAAAGATTCCTGAGCGGCCACACGACTTTGTTCATGGCGGTGCCCACGATCTACAGCAAGCTGATCACTGCTTGGGAGGCGGCGCCACCGGAGTTGCAAGAGGCCATGTCCGCTGCGTGTGCCAGGATGCGGCTGATGGTTTCCGGTTCGGCCGCCCTGCCGGTGGCAGTGCTGGAGAAATGGCAGGCGCTGAGCGGACATGTTTTGCTCGAGCGCTACGGCATGACGGAAATCGGCATGGCGCTCTCCAATCCCCTGCATGGCCGGCGCAGGCCGGGCGGTGTGGGCACGCCGCTGCCCGGCGTGACGGTGCGGCTGGTGGATGAGAACGGCCGCGAAGTTGCGCCAGGCGCACAAGGTGAAATTCAGGTGAAGGGTGCGAGCGTCTTTCAGGAGTATTGGGGCAAGCCCGAGGCCACGCACCAGGCGTTTCGTGATGGCTGGTTTTGCACCGGCGACATTGCGCTGTGCGAGGAGGGCTCCTATCGCATTCTCGGTCGCGCGGCGACGGACATCATCAAAACCGGCGGGTACAAGGTCTCGGCGCTGGAAATTGAAGAGGTGTTGCGGCAGCATCCGGAGGTGACCGATTGCGCGGTCGCGGGCCTGCCGGATGCCGAATGGGGAGAACGAGTCGGTGCGCTGTTGTTGTTGCGGCCGGGCGCTGCCCTCACGGCGGCGGCGCTGCGCGACTGGGCGACTGCGTATTTGGCGCCCTACAAAATTCCCACCCTCCTGCGGTTCGCCGCCGAATTGCCGCGCAACGCAATGGGCAAGGTCATCAAGCCTGAAGTCGCCCGGCTGCTGCACTCTGCACGAAAAGAAGAAAGCCAGTGA